In a single window of the Candidatus Poribacteria bacterium genome:
- a CDS encoding DUF499 domain-containing protein, whose amino-acid sequence MNSSKRPNQDALYQALNIYCDVMRPFILKNLKTVQNLSPKDHFENESDIDIGDFPYLFREYWHDVFKYLFDPDRDIRSAVGIITEARNKVAHPQAEDLTSGYTLSRLHEIADILGQINAPEQKREVETIRDKLLTNTAPTVEAKPKLPRRKAADLTPWRDVIRPNTDVIEGSFRKSEFAADLQEVFEGKAKTSEYGETDIFFNQTYITPGLKELLVNTLKRLGGKGSNPVIQLKTGFGGGKTHSLIALYHLITGINILRELPADDQYKRLREEIEDILEEADWDDNTPLNANVSVLVGTYLSTTDADETKQGDPLNTLWGMMAEQLGGQDAYNIIGEAARMGTAPGGNQLDRLFEHVGPSVILIDELVAYVRNVQGVTQESIYTFFQAVTESVNRSKNVTLVATLPEGQIHAGGEGGMTALDTLGSILERVDAVSIPLEVDNANEVVRRRLFGNLIDETERDQTCEAFRRMYQNSRSEYPSNVSDQDYLKRMKDCYPIHPEIFDRLFQDWSAIPGFQRTRGVLRIMATCISRLYQEQDPSLLIMPANLTLDDPALSDEFTRLLARSGGNWDPVVQEIDSHGSRTDQIDRDSQSFIEVGSAARRIARTIFLGSATSHAVKGISRQQIHLGVVEPGQGVSVYNDALSRMTGNLYFLYNLDERYYFHTQENLNKVAIDRAAEYSEEDIHAEIVSRLERTVQSTSNVRVCPTSVNLVKDSQTLQYVILHPQASLPSREKETDLAREAALKILTYNTDDERPRTFRNTLLFIASRRDDIRELRNFVKNYLAWHSIMNGDALHRALTHLEGARLDQTTENLEAAEDAVTTALFKAYRWGLAPSQADPRKDDYDFSVADTKPTDGRIVQRLREKFTDEDAIVTKIAPDIFAARLQQYIWSSDAYQEHVGVDTLWELMTQNVYMPRLRDRNVLATCLRDGIAAGTFGYASAYQDGDYRNFRFEEQIGGLRIAEESTAVLINPEMAKLLKEAQEEKQVPPTPPEPDQKATGGSTSIVVDPPQPKGPTHIVVTKALQLELPFMDDIETLQDEIARTLQTDGGTVKVEITVTADKSDGFSENTTRAVKQNSEHLNADFKSD is encoded by the coding sequence GTGAACTCGTCCAAACGCCCAAACCAAGACGCACTCTATCAAGCACTCAATATCTATTGCGATGTAATGCGTCCCTTCATTCTTAAAAACCTGAAAACCGTACAAAACCTATCACCAAAAGATCATTTTGAAAACGAATCGGATATAGATATTGGCGATTTCCCTTACCTCTTCAGAGAGTATTGGCACGATGTTTTTAAATACCTTTTCGATCCAGATCGGGACATCCGCAGTGCTGTAGGTATCATAACCGAAGCACGAAATAAGGTTGCCCATCCCCAAGCAGAAGACCTCACATCGGGATATACCCTCTCCCGACTCCATGAAATTGCCGATATACTTGGACAAATCAATGCCCCTGAACAGAAACGGGAAGTTGAAACCATCCGCGACAAGTTGCTAACCAATACAGCACCAACCGTAGAAGCCAAACCGAAACTCCCGCGTAGAAAAGCAGCAGACCTCACCCCATGGCGCGATGTCATCCGTCCGAACACCGATGTTATTGAAGGTTCTTTCCGAAAATCGGAATTCGCCGCCGATCTTCAGGAAGTTTTTGAAGGAAAAGCGAAAACCTCGGAATATGGCGAAACCGACATCTTCTTCAATCAAACATACATCACCCCGGGACTCAAGGAATTGTTGGTTAACACCCTAAAACGACTCGGCGGTAAAGGCAGCAATCCAGTTATCCAACTCAAAACCGGTTTTGGGGGTGGGAAAACCCATAGTCTCATTGCCCTCTATCATCTTATTACCGGTATTAATATTCTAAGAGAACTTCCAGCGGACGATCAATACAAGCGACTCCGAGAAGAAATAGAAGACATCTTGGAGGAAGCGGATTGGGATGACAACACACCGCTTAACGCCAACGTCTCTGTTCTGGTCGGTACCTACCTCTCTACGACCGACGCAGATGAAACCAAACAGGGGGACCCACTCAATACGCTCTGGGGTATGATGGCAGAGCAACTCGGTGGACAGGATGCCTATAATATCATTGGTGAAGCCGCACGCATGGGAACTGCCCCCGGCGGAAATCAGTTGGACAGACTCTTTGAACACGTCGGTCCCTCTGTCATCTTAATAGATGAACTCGTTGCCTATGTCCGTAATGTACAAGGCGTCACACAGGAAAGCATCTACACCTTCTTTCAGGCAGTTACAGAGTCTGTAAACAGGTCTAAGAACGTTACACTCGTTGCAACGCTACCAGAAGGACAAATACACGCAGGCGGCGAAGGTGGGATGACCGCTCTTGATACCCTCGGATCTATCCTCGAAAGGGTTGATGCTGTCTCTATTCCGTTAGAAGTGGATAACGCTAATGAGGTCGTGCGCAGGCGACTGTTCGGTAACCTAATTGACGAGACAGAACGCGACCAGACCTGTGAAGCGTTCCGAAGGATGTACCAGAACTCCCGCAGCGAATATCCGAGTAACGTTAGCGATCAAGACTACCTGAAACGCATGAAAGATTGCTATCCTATCCACCCGGAAATATTCGATCGGCTCTTTCAGGACTGGTCGGCTATCCCTGGATTTCAGCGCACCCGCGGTGTCCTTCGAATCATGGCGACTTGCATTTCTCGTCTTTATCAAGAACAAGACCCCTCTCTGCTGATAATGCCTGCGAACCTCACCCTTGACGATCCCGCACTTTCCGATGAATTCACCAGACTCTTGGCAAGGTCTGGCGGAAATTGGGACCCCGTCGTCCAAGAGATAGACAGCCACGGTTCTCGCACCGATCAGATTGATCGAGACTCTCAGAGTTTCATTGAGGTCGGTAGTGCAGCACGGCGTATCGCGCGTACCATATTCCTCGGCAGTGCCACCAGCCATGCGGTCAAGGGTATATCTCGGCAGCAAATTCATCTCGGTGTTGTTGAACCCGGACAAGGGGTCTCAGTCTACAACGATGCTCTCAGCAGAATGACCGGCAACCTCTATTTCCTCTATAACCTTGACGAGAGATACTACTTCCACACCCAAGAGAACCTCAATAAAGTCGCTATAGATCGCGCAGCAGAATACTCCGAAGAAGATATCCACGCTGAAATTGTTTCACGCTTGGAAAGAACTGTTCAAAGCACTTCAAACGTGAGGGTCTGTCCTACATCCGTAAACCTTGTCAAGGATTCCCAAACCCTTCAGTACGTCATTCTCCACCCGCAGGCATCCCTACCCAGTCGCGAGAAGGAGACCGATTTAGCACGCGAAGCTGCGCTTAAAATTCTTACATATAACACGGACGATGAAAGACCGCGCACCTTCAGGAATACCCTCCTCTTCATCGCATCGCGGCGAGACGACATCCGAGAACTCAGAAATTTCGTCAAAAACTACCTTGCATGGCACTCTATCATGAACGGAGATGCCCTACACAGGGCACTCACTCATCTTGAAGGCGCGCGGTTAGACCAGACAACGGAGAACCTTGAAGCCGCTGAGGATGCCGTAACAACAGCACTCTTCAAGGCATATCGATGGGGACTTGCTCCTTCGCAAGCAGATCCGCGGAAGGATGACTATGATTTTTCTGTTGCTGACACAAAGCCGACAGATGGCAGAATTGTCCAACGCCTCCGTGAAAAGTTTACTGACGAGGATGCAATCGTCACAAAAATTGCACCTGACATCTTCGCTGCACGGTTACAACAATACATCTGGAGTAGCGATGCTTATCAAGAGCATGTTGGCGTAGATACTCTCTGGGAACTCATGACACAAAACGTCTACATGCCCCGCCTGAGAGATCGGAACGTCTTGGCGACGTGTCTTAGAGACGGAATCGCAGCAGGAACGTTTGGCTATGCCAGCGCGTATCAAGATGGCGATTATCGGAACTTCCGTTTTGAAGAACAGATCGGGGGACTCCGAATCGCTGAGGAGAGTACTGCCGTTCTCATAAATCCTGAAATGGCGAAGCTGCTCAAAGAAGCACAAGAAGAAAAACAGGTGCCGCCAACACCCCCAGAACCCGATCAAAAAGCAACAGGCGGTTCGACAAGCATTGTAGTCGATCCACCCCAACCAAAGGGACCTACGCATATTGTTGTCACTAAGGCACTGCAGTTAGAATTACCTTTCATGGACGATATAGAAACCCTGCAAGACGAAATTGCCCGTACCCTCCAAACAGACGGCGGGACAGTAAAAGTGGAAATCACCGTTACTGCCGACAAATCAGACGGCTTTTCGGAAAACACCACCCGCGCCGTTAAGCAAAACAGCGAACACCTCAACGCCGACTTCAAAAGCGACTAA